From Novosphingobium resinovorum, the proteins below share one genomic window:
- the nudC gene encoding NAD(+) diphosphatase — MLLTTPAAPIAFGGSPIDRADHVRGDPDAIAALMGPSARLLKLDGLDPVMTAEGGLVWGSLADAEGDAELVFLGLEGERGCFAQVLPGIPAAGAPSWNAMNTLEPGELAAYGGARALVGWHSRHRFCAVCGAATVLAKGGWQRSCTGCGAEHFPRVDPVTIMTVEHDGKLLLGRQPRFPAHRYSALAGFVEPGETIEEAVAREVFEEAGVRVRDVEYVASQPWPFPSSLMIGCHAFADDPAIVIDETELEDVRWFTREECVDALEAVAVGEMGRAFGAPPKHAVAHVLLKWWVERGA; from the coding sequence GTGCTGCTGACTACTCCCGCTGCCCCTATCGCATTCGGCGGATCGCCGATCGACCGCGCCGACCACGTGCGCGGCGACCCGGACGCCATCGCCGCACTGATGGGGCCGAGTGCGCGGCTGCTGAAGCTGGACGGCCTCGACCCGGTGATGACGGCGGAGGGCGGCCTCGTCTGGGGCAGCCTCGCCGATGCGGAAGGCGATGCGGAACTGGTGTTCCTCGGCCTCGAAGGGGAGCGCGGGTGTTTCGCGCAAGTGCTGCCGGGCATCCCCGCTGCCGGGGCGCCGAGCTGGAACGCGATGAACACGCTGGAGCCGGGCGAACTCGCGGCTTACGGCGGGGCGCGGGCGCTGGTCGGCTGGCATTCGCGGCACCGCTTCTGCGCAGTCTGCGGCGCGGCCACGGTGCTGGCCAAGGGGGGCTGGCAGCGCTCCTGCACCGGTTGCGGCGCCGAGCATTTCCCGCGCGTCGATCCGGTCACGATCATGACCGTCGAGCATGACGGCAAGCTGCTGCTCGGCCGCCAGCCGCGTTTTCCGGCGCACCGCTACTCGGCGCTGGCGGGCTTCGTGGAGCCGGGCGAGACGATCGAGGAAGCCGTCGCGCGCGAAGTCTTCGAGGAAGCGGGCGTGCGCGTGCGTGACGTCGAGTATGTCGCGAGCCAGCCCTGGCCGTTCCCCTCGTCGCTGATGATCGGCTGCCACGCCTTCGCCGACGACCCGGCCATCGTCATCGACGAGACCGAACTGGAAGACGTGCGCTGGTTCACCCGCGAGGAATGCGTCGACGCGCTCGAAGCCGTGGCTGTGGGCGAGATGGGCCGCGCTTTCGGGGCGCCGCCGAAGCATGCGGTGGCGCATGTGCTGCTCAAGTGGTGGGTGGAGCGCGGGGCTTAG
- a CDS encoding peptidylprolyl isomerase — protein MADELLTLSLDTGNGEGGDVKIKLRPDLAPGHVERIKELAGEGFYDGVKFHRVIPGFMAQGGCPNGTGMGGSSKPDLKAEFNAEPHVRGVCSMARTSAPHSANSQFFIVFDNATFLDKQYTVWGQVVEGMEHVDALPKGEPPREPGKIVKATVSEG, from the coding sequence ATGGCTGACGAATTGCTCACACTCTCGCTCGACACCGGCAACGGCGAAGGCGGCGACGTCAAGATCAAGCTGCGCCCCGACCTGGCCCCCGGCCACGTCGAGCGGATCAAGGAACTGGCCGGCGAAGGCTTCTACGATGGCGTGAAGTTCCACCGCGTGATCCCGGGCTTCATGGCGCAGGGCGGCTGCCCCAACGGCACTGGCATGGGCGGTTCGTCCAAGCCCGACCTGAAGGCCGAATTCAACGCCGAGCCGCACGTGCGCGGCGTGTGCTCGATGGCCCGCACCAGCGCGCCGCACTCGGCCAACAGCCAGTTCTTCATCGTGTTCGACAACGCGACCTTCCTCGACAAGCAGTACACCGTCTGGGGTCAGGTCGTCGAAGGCATGGAGCACGTCGACGCGCTCCCCAAGGGCGAGCCGCCGCGCGAGCCGGGCAAGATCGTCAAGGCGACCGTCAGCGAAGGCTGA
- the mgtE gene encoding magnesium transporter: protein MDHTEDTVRQDAPESESLDEDNRLKPEFVRSVKDALDDEDTDRVYDLVEGLHPADIADLFELFDERERLTLAGAIRDLMGSEVIAELNDWVREALMEALPADVVAEIAEQLDTDDAVAMLEDLDEADQQAVLAEMEPEDRAAIESALSYPEESAGRLMSRELVAVHESMTVGDLIDFLREHRELPTEFWEVFIVDPMHRPIGTCSLSWILRTPRNIPLYDVMARDQTLIPADMDQEEVALRFQKYALISAAVVDPAGRLIGQITVDDIVHIIQEEAGEDALLLSGAGDGDINEPILLTVRARLTWLVVNLATAMLAASVVGLFQGAIAKFALLAVLMPIVSGMGGNAGTQTLAVAVRAIATNQLTDSNTVRMILREFRIALANGFALGLLIGVGTWLIFSNPLLGAVIASAMVINNLVAGLMGILVPVTLDKFNVDPAVSSAVFVTTATDTMGFFSFLGLAVVVGLA, encoded by the coding sequence ATGGACCACACGGAAGACACCGTGCGTCAGGACGCGCCCGAATCCGAATCGCTGGACGAGGACAACCGCCTCAAGCCCGAATTCGTCCGCAGCGTCAAAGACGCGCTCGACGATGAAGACACCGATCGCGTCTACGACCTCGTCGAAGGGCTCCACCCCGCCGACATCGCCGACTTGTTCGAGCTGTTCGACGAACGCGAGCGCCTGACGCTGGCCGGCGCGATCCGCGACCTGATGGGCTCGGAAGTCATTGCCGAGTTGAACGATTGGGTCCGCGAGGCGCTGATGGAAGCGCTTCCGGCCGACGTCGTCGCCGAGATCGCCGAACAGCTCGACACCGACGACGCCGTCGCGATGCTGGAGGATCTCGACGAGGCCGACCAGCAGGCCGTCCTTGCCGAGATGGAGCCGGAAGACCGCGCCGCGATCGAGTCGGCGCTGTCCTACCCCGAAGAATCCGCCGGCCGTCTGATGAGCCGCGAACTCGTCGCGGTCCACGAATCGATGACGGTGGGCGATCTCATCGATTTCCTGCGCGAACATCGCGAATTGCCGACCGAGTTCTGGGAAGTGTTCATCGTCGATCCGATGCACCGCCCGATCGGCACCTGCTCGCTTTCGTGGATCCTGCGCACGCCGCGCAACATCCCGCTCTACGACGTCATGGCCCGCGACCAGACGCTGATCCCGGCCGACATGGATCAGGAAGAAGTCGCGCTGCGCTTCCAGAAGTACGCGCTGATCTCGGCGGCGGTGGTGGACCCTGCAGGCCGCCTGATCGGCCAGATCACCGTCGACGACATCGTCCACATCATTCAGGAAGAAGCGGGCGAGGACGCCCTGCTGCTCTCCGGTGCAGGCGACGGCGACATCAACGAGCCGATTCTGTTGACCGTGCGCGCGCGTCTGACATGGCTGGTGGTGAACCTTGCGACGGCAATGCTGGCGGCCTCGGTCGTCGGGCTGTTCCAGGGGGCGATCGCGAAGTTCGCGCTGCTGGCGGTGCTGATGCCGATCGTCTCGGGCATGGGCGGCAACGCGGGCACGCAGACCCTCGCCGTGGCGGTGCGCGCCATCGCCACCAACCAGCTGACCGATTCCAACACCGTCAGGATGATCCTGCGCGAATTCCGCATCGCGCTGGCCAACGGCTTCGCGCTGGGCCTGCTGATCGGCGTGGGGACGTGGCTGATCTTCTCCAACCCGCTGCTGGGCGCCGTGATTGCCTCGGCGATGGTCATCAACAACCTGGTCGCGGGGCTGATGGGCATTCTGGTGCCGGTGACGCTGGACAAGTTCAACGTCGATCCGGCGGTGTCCTCGGCCGTGTTCGTGACGACGGCGACCGACACGATGGGCTTCTTCTCGTTCCTCGGCCTCGCGGTGGTGGTGGGGCTGGCCTGA
- a CDS encoding DUF1489 family protein: MPLNMTKIAFSAESPASLRAWLESHPDEALMTTRYLPKRHEEMIGGSLYWIFEHALIGRSPIVRFSQREDGRWHIHLEPRLIPVVTQPKRAHQGWRYLTEEAAPRDLAEGETASDAMPPKLARELAKLGLV; encoded by the coding sequence ATGCCGCTCAACATGACCAAGATCGCCTTCTCCGCCGAAAGCCCCGCCTCCTTGCGCGCATGGCTGGAAAGCCACCCGGATGAGGCGCTGATGACCACCCGTTATCTCCCCAAGCGGCATGAGGAGATGATCGGCGGCTCGCTCTACTGGATCTTCGAGCATGCGCTGATCGGCCGGTCGCCGATCGTGCGGTTCTCGCAGCGCGAGGACGGCCGCTGGCACATCCACCTCGAACCGCGCCTGATCCCGGTCGTCACCCAGCCCAAGCGCGCGCATCAGGGCTGGCGCTATCTGACCGAGGAAGCCGCCCCGCGCGACCTTGCCGAAGGCGAGACGGCGAGCGACGCCATGCCGCCCAAGCTGGCACGCGAACTGGCGAAGCTGGGGCTGGTCTAA